The proteins below are encoded in one region of Deinococcus aquaedulcis:
- a CDS encoding protein kinase domain-containing protein produces MTWLLLGALFIVGLLLSVRAPERVLGFVSAGVVAVLALLLGALAMGAGTASAPLSLAGLGRAQGVLSVAAFVLATAAFRLGRVLTPSLHRGPRDARGRPVRVQRTANPTLAARRSTLTQTSADLRFQDYEVLDRIGIGGMGSVYRARRRQDGRIVALKVPQDKYLADAKFVKRFYREAEVLKRFNHPNIVRVYDYRMQDPEHYIAMEFLDGDSLESLLENRTLSFTEGTQIIRALADALRHIHMQNVVHRDIKPANVMILKNAFTDNVLRDGGVKLMDFGIAVGKVLTRLTMTGARVGTPIYMAPEQAKGNRVDARSDVYSLGLLAYEMVTGQTAFKGSYEAVVHQQVFESPKPPKQVRLEVPGKLNDLILHMIEKDPAQRPTLDEVIARIDAGVLSDEAFNDPVALALSVQEKRGTVRLLDLKCKLRASLRDQSAASGGMPGAPNAMASDPQGHLYVTLLDYRQGKAGALVRKLNPEGKELLSFGPYGLNDGELLQPVAIAATESQVFVLDAEAHHVVVFDTQGRFVRRFGGKGQGLGRFEKPRSVVASPDGHVYVLDVGTNEVQRFTPQGEYLSRYAFRLDRTTDNLRPLEGLGVDQFGAVYIVDAVARKVRKIEADGTPGLTFPLDTLVGEPTEAPWLLQIGPEGQLYAVRQGGQVLRTYSGAGDLLSSCDMYAPVQAMTILARPHALQPA; encoded by the coding sequence GTGACGTGGCTGCTGCTGGGCGCTCTGTTCATCGTGGGGCTGCTGCTCTCGGTGCGCGCGCCCGAACGCGTGCTGGGTTTCGTGTCGGCGGGGGTGGTGGCGGTGCTGGCGCTGCTGCTGGGCGCCCTGGCCATGGGCGCGGGCACGGCGTCGGCGCCCTTGAGCCTTGCGGGGCTGGGCCGCGCCCAGGGCGTGCTGAGCGTGGCCGCCTTTGTGCTGGCCACTGCCGCCTTCCGCCTGGGGCGGGTGCTCACCCCCAGCCTGCACCGGGGCCCCCGCGACGCCCGGGGCCGCCCCGTGCGCGTGCAGCGCACCGCCAACCCCACGCTGGCTGCCCGGCGCAGCACCCTGACCCAGACCTCGGCGGACCTGCGCTTTCAGGACTATGAGGTGCTGGACCGCATTGGGATTGGGGGCATGGGCAGCGTGTACCGCGCCCGCCGCCGCCAGGACGGCCGCATCGTGGCCCTGAAGGTGCCGCAGGATAAGTATCTGGCCGACGCCAAGTTCGTCAAGCGCTTTTACCGCGAGGCCGAGGTCCTCAAGCGCTTCAACCACCCCAACATCGTGCGGGTGTACGACTACCGCATGCAGGACCCCGAGCACTACATTGCCATGGAATTTCTGGACGGCGACAGCCTTGAGTCCCTGCTGGAAAACCGCACCCTGAGCTTTACCGAGGGCACGCAGATTATCCGCGCGCTGGCCGACGCCCTGCGCCACATTCACATGCAGAACGTGGTGCACCGCGACATCAAGCCCGCCAACGTGATGATCCTGAAAAACGCCTTTACCGACAACGTGCTGCGCGACGGCGGGGTCAAGCTGATGGACTTTGGCATCGCGGTGGGCAAGGTGCTCACCCGCCTCACCATGACCGGCGCGCGGGTGGGCACGCCCATCTACATGGCCCCCGAACAGGCCAAGGGCAACCGCGTGGACGCCCGCAGCGACGTGTACTCGCTGGGCCTGCTGGCCTACGAGATGGTGACCGGCCAGACCGCCTTCAAGGGCAGCTACGAGGCGGTGGTGCACCAGCAGGTGTTCGAGTCGCCCAAGCCGCCCAAGCAGGTGCGCCTGGAAGTGCCCGGCAAGCTCAACGACCTGATTCTGCACATGATCGAAAAGGACCCTGCCCAGCGCCCCACCCTGGATGAGGTGATTGCGCGCATTGACGCGGGCGTGCTGAGCGACGAGGCTTTTAACGACCCGGTGGCCCTGGCCCTGAGCGTGCAGGAAAAGCGCGGTACCGTGCGCCTGCTGGACCTGAAGTGCAAGCTGCGCGCCAGCCTGCGTGACCAGTCGGCGGCCTCGGGAGGCATGCCCGGCGCGCCCAACGCCATGGCCAGCGACCCCCAGGGCCACCTGTACGTGACCCTGCTGGACTACCGCCAGGGCAAGGCGGGCGCCCTGGTGCGCAAGCTGAATCCCGAGGGCAAGGAACTCCTGAGCTTTGGCCCCTACGGCCTGAACGACGGCGAACTGCTGCAGCCTGTGGCGATTGCCGCCACCGAATCGCAGGTGTTCGTGCTGGACGCCGAGGCCCACCATGTGGTGGTGTTCGATACCCAGGGCCGCTTCGTGCGCCGCTTTGGGGGCAAGGGGCAGGGCCTGGGCCGCTTTGAAAAGCCGCGTTCGGTGGTGGCCTCCCCGGACGGCCACGTGTACGTGCTGGACGTGGGCACCAACGAGGTGCAGCGCTTTACCCCGCAGGGCGAGTATCTCAGCCGCTATGCCTTCCGCTTAGACCGCACCACCGACAACCTGCGCCCCCTGGAGGGCCTGGGCGTGGACCAGTTCGGCGCCGTGTACATCGTGGACGCCGTGGCGCGCAAAGTACGCAAGATCGAGGCCGACGGTACCCCGGGCCTGACCTTTCCGCTGGATACCCTGGTGGGTGAACCCACTGAGGCGCCGTGGCTGCTGCAGATTGGCCCCGAAGGGCAGCTGTACGCCGTGCGCCAGGGCGGGCAGGTGCTGCGCACCTACTCGGGCGCGGGCGACCTGCTGAGTTCCTGCGACATGTACGCCCCGGTGCAGGCCATGACCATCCTGGCGCGCCCCCACGCCCTGCAGCCTGCCTGA